A window of the Bacillus sp. A301a_S52 genome harbors these coding sequences:
- the pdxS gene encoding pyridoxal 5'-phosphate synthase lyase subunit PdxS, producing MDRQVGTDRVKRGMAEMQKGGVIMDVVNAEQAKIAEEAGAVAVMALERVPSDIRAAGGVARMADPLIVEEVQNAVSIPVMAKARIGHIVEARLLEALGVDYIDESEVLTPADEVFHLNKRDYTVPFVCGARDLGEASRRIGEGASMIRTKGEPGTGNIVEAVRHQRLMQAQVNKVIGMSEDELMTEAKNLGAPYEILLDIKRNGRLPVVNFAAGGVATPADAALMMQLGSDGVFVGSGIFKSENPSKFAKAIVEATTHYDDFALIAELSKGLGPAMKGIEISAIEKKDRMQDRGW from the coding sequence ATGGATAGACAAGTAGGGACTGATCGTGTAAAACGAGGTATGGCAGAAATGCAAAAAGGCGGTGTCATCATGGATGTGGTGAACGCTGAGCAGGCTAAGATTGCTGAAGAAGCTGGAGCTGTAGCGGTTATGGCACTTGAGCGTGTTCCATCAGATATTCGAGCAGCTGGTGGGGTAGCAAGAATGGCTGACCCACTTATTGTTGAAGAGGTGCAAAATGCAGTCTCTATTCCAGTCATGGCTAAAGCGCGTATCGGTCATATTGTAGAAGCTCGTCTTCTTGAAGCACTAGGTGTAGATTATATTGATGAAAGTGAAGTATTAACACCTGCTGATGAAGTTTTTCATCTAAATAAACGAGATTATACAGTACCTTTTGTATGTGGAGCTCGTGATTTAGGGGAAGCTTCTCGTCGAATCGGTGAAGGAGCTTCTATGATTAGAACGAAAGGTGAACCAGGGACAGGAAATATTGTTGAAGCGGTTCGTCATCAACGTCTTATGCAAGCTCAAGTTAACAAAGTTATCGGTATGTCAGAAGATGAGTTAATGACTGAAGCGAAGAACTTAGGTGCTCCTTATGAAATCTTACTAGACATTAAGCGTAATGGTCGTTTACCTGTTGTTAACTTTGCTGCTGGGGGCGTGGCTACTCCGGCTGATGCTGCACTCATGATGCAGCTTGGATCTGACGGTGTGTTTGTTGGATCAGGGATCTTTAAATCTGAGAATCCATCGAAATTTGCTAAAGCCATTGTTGAAGCTACTACACATTACGATGATTTTGCCTTAATTGCAGAACTATCAAAAGGGCTAGGACCTGCTATGAAGGGAATTGAAATTTCGGCCATTGAAAAGAAAGACCGCATGCAGGACCGTGGTTGGTAA
- the pdxT gene encoding pyridoxal 5'-phosphate synthase glutaminase subunit PdxT: MINIGVLALQGAVREHVKALQASDVTITIVKKKEQLDMIDGLVFPGGESTTMRRLINLYGFYEPLKAFAKMGKPIFGTCAGAILMATEIVGQTEPHLSVMNMTVERNAFGRQRESFEASLKMKQVGENVEAIFIRAPIITRVGPEVDVLATFDGDIVAAKQGPFMACSFHPELTEDNRMHQHFVEMVRSYHQIHT, translated from the coding sequence ATGATTAACATCGGTGTCCTGGCCCTTCAAGGGGCAGTTAGAGAGCATGTAAAAGCGTTACAAGCCTCTGACGTCACCATTACAATTGTAAAGAAGAAAGAACAGCTTGATATGATCGATGGACTTGTTTTTCCTGGTGGAGAAAGTACGACAATGCGGAGGCTCATTAATTTATATGGTTTTTATGAACCACTAAAAGCATTTGCTAAAATGGGGAAACCAATTTTTGGTACATGTGCAGGTGCTATCCTTATGGCTACTGAAATTGTAGGTCAAACGGAGCCTCATTTATCGGTAATGAATATGACGGTAGAACGAAACGCATTTGGCCGACAACGTGAAAGCTTCGAAGCCTCATTAAAAATGAAGCAGGTTGGAGAGAATGTGGAAGCGATCTTTATTCGGGCTCCCATTATTACACGCGTTGGCCCAGAAGTAGACGTCCTTGCCACATTTGATGGTGATATCGTGGCCGCTAAGCAAGGTCCGTTTATGGCTTGTTCTTTTCATCCTGAATTAACAGAGGATAATCGAATGCACCAGCATTTTGTAGAGATGGTCCGTAGCTATCACCAGATCCATACTTGA
- a CDS encoding YaaC family protein, which yields MVKQPPFTTLFQSADFAKNYLTNHYKAYFTHPEEKAYKCCYSFVYYIDLGSHYFDQGKRAPLSIKPVLLFYGLSNWLKAALLTIDPDYPATTQVLAHGLSARKRKKQGYQFLSDEVRYQKEGLFPYLSSKLFNIKQVTGEKIKMRHLLFNIPEMQAILYSLFNEIGLVSLNVMTDPDNYFLNKSRLNFKGHEFQRWFRLINDLADPNIIVQNKEEGIHIKVPSETISQSRLIRASMSGEVYLPLHPEEIPRTPELLVHYMLLYQLSMICRYETEWWGDLIYSFSSNDLPTITEWLEVSQAKSPWLINQFFFPIKKQG from the coding sequence ATGGTCAAGCAACCACCCTTTACGACATTATTTCAATCTGCAGATTTTGCAAAAAACTACCTAACTAATCACTATAAAGCCTATTTTACCCATCCTGAAGAAAAAGCATATAAATGCTGTTACTCATTCGTTTATTACATCGATCTCGGTTCTCATTATTTTGATCAAGGTAAACGTGCTCCCCTTTCCATTAAACCGGTCCTTCTATTTTATGGCCTATCTAATTGGTTAAAAGCAGCGTTATTAACCATTGATCCTGATTATCCAGCCACAACTCAAGTATTAGCTCATGGTCTATCAGCAAGAAAACGAAAAAAGCAGGGTTATCAATTCCTTTCGGATGAAGTCAGATATCAAAAGGAGGGATTATTTCCTTATTTATCATCAAAGTTATTTAACATAAAGCAAGTCACCGGTGAAAAAATTAAAATGCGTCACTTGTTATTCAACATCCCAGAAATGCAGGCAATTTTATATTCATTATTTAATGAAATTGGGCTTGTATCATTAAATGTGATGACTGATCCAGATAATTACTTTCTTAATAAGTCGCGTCTAAATTTTAAAGGCCATGAGTTCCAAAGGTGGTTTCGCCTCATCAACGATTTAGCCGACCCAAACATTATTGTTCAAAATAAAGAGGAAGGGATTCATATTAAAGTACCATCTGAGACGATATCACAATCGAGGCTTATTCGGGCAAGTATGAGTGGCGAAGTATATCTCCCTCTTCATCCAGAAGAGATACCACGTACACCTGAATTACTCGTTCATTACATGTTGCTCTATCAGTTAAGTATGATATGCCGTTATGAAACAGAGTGGTGGGGAGACCTTATTTACTCTTTCTCCTCTAATGACCTTCCAACAATTACAGAATGGTTAGAAGTATCCCAAGCCAAAAGTCCTTGGCTCATTAATCAATTCTTTTTTCCTATAAAGAAGCAGGGCTAA
- the guaB gene encoding IMP dehydrogenase: MWEKKFEKEGLTFDDVLLTPAKSEVLPRDVSVKTKLSDKLQLNIPVISAGMDTVTEAGMAIAMAREGGLGIVHKNMSIEEQAEQVDRVKRSESGVITNPFHLTEDHQVFDAEHLMGKYRISGVPIADENEKLVGIITNRDLRFIEDYSIPIKDVMTSEGLVTASVGTTLEEAQKVLQKHRIEKLPLVDDEGKLKGLITIKDIEKAIEFPNSAKDQQGRLIVGAAVGVGGDSDARIKALVEAGIDVLVIDTAHGHSQGVIDKVRSVRNAYPDLDIVAGNVATAEATRDLIEAGANIVKVGIGPGSICTTRVVAGIGVPQVTAVYDCASEARKHGVPIIADGGIKYSGEITKALAAGGHAVMLGSLLAGVAESPGETEIFQGRQFKVYRGMGSLGAMEKGSKDRYFQENEQKLVPEGIEGRTPYKGPLADTIHQLVGGLRAGMGYCGTATIKSLQENTHFIKITNAGLRESHPHDVQITKESPNYSG; the protein is encoded by the coding sequence ATGTGGGAGAAAAAATTTGAGAAAGAGGGTTTAACGTTTGATGATGTGTTGCTAACACCAGCTAAATCAGAAGTTTTGCCTAGGGATGTATCGGTTAAAACAAAGTTGTCGGATAAGCTTCAATTAAACATTCCAGTGATTAGCGCTGGAATGGATACAGTGACGGAAGCAGGAATGGCTATTGCTATGGCACGTGAAGGTGGACTAGGCATTGTTCATAAAAATATGTCTATTGAGGAGCAAGCTGAGCAAGTTGATCGGGTAAAGCGATCTGAGAGTGGTGTTATTACGAACCCTTTCCATTTAACAGAAGACCACCAAGTATTTGATGCTGAGCATTTAATGGGTAAGTATCGTATTTCTGGTGTACCTATTGCGGATGAAAATGAGAAATTAGTTGGTATTATTACCAATCGTGATCTCAGATTTATTGAAGATTACTCTATTCCTATTAAAGATGTCATGACCAGCGAAGGCCTTGTCACCGCTTCTGTGGGTACGACTCTTGAAGAAGCACAGAAGGTATTGCAAAAGCATCGCATCGAAAAGCTTCCATTAGTGGATGATGAAGGTAAGTTAAAAGGACTTATTACAATTAAAGATATCGAAAAAGCAATTGAATTTCCTAATTCAGCTAAAGATCAACAGGGACGGTTAATAGTAGGAGCTGCTGTAGGAGTAGGTGGGGATTCAGATGCTCGTATTAAAGCACTTGTGGAAGCAGGAATTGATGTTTTAGTTATTGATACAGCTCATGGTCATTCACAAGGTGTCATTGATAAAGTCAGAAGTGTCAGAAATGCCTATCCAGATCTTGATATTGTAGCTGGAAATGTGGCGACAGCTGAAGCCACAAGAGACCTAATTGAAGCTGGAGCTAATATTGTGAAAGTAGGGATTGGCCCAGGCTCCATCTGTACGACTCGTGTAGTAGCAGGAATCGGTGTCCCACAAGTAACCGCTGTATATGATTGTGCAAGTGAAGCTCGTAAACACGGGGTGCCTATTATAGCAGATGGTGGCATTAAGTATTCTGGCGAAATAACAAAAGCATTAGCTGCTGGTGGCCACGCAGTCATGCTAGGAAGCTTGCTTGCTGGTGTTGCTGAAAGTCCAGGTGAGACAGAAATTTTCCAAGGTAGGCAGTTTAAAGTTTATCGGGGAATGGGCTCACTAGGGGCTATGGAAAAAGGAAGTAAAGATAGATATTTCCAAGAGAATGAGCAAAAGCTTGTTCCTGAAGGAATAGAAGGACGTACACCATATAAAGGACCATTAGCCGATACTATTCACCAACTTGTAGGTGGGTTGCGAGCAGGCATGGGATACTGTGGAACGGCGACAATTAAATCCCTACAAGAAAATACTCATTTTATTAAAATTACAAACGCAGGACTTCGTGAAAGTCACCCACATGATGTACAAATTACAAAAGAATCACCAAACTATTCAGGGTAA
- a CDS encoding D-alanyl-D-alanine carboxypeptidase — MFTVAGTAAASYDAGVDTVILVDAGSGKILYQQNADQALPPASMTKMMSEYIILEAINNGEIDWDDTVPVSEYLAGLSHDRGLSNVPMRIDEEYTVRELYEAVAIYSANGATMALAELIEGSEGAFVERMNETGKEIGMGTTLRDAGEEYGIDNIDDVADEGLGDFQFVNSTGLPNHLLNGNHPEGTGENEDNYMSAKAAAVLAYHLVNDYPEVLETASIPEKIFRDGTEDAVTMQNWNWMLEGTQLTELDNEYIDGLKTGHTNAAGFTFTGTGERDGKRFVSVVMGAQSEVERFNETERLMSWGFNNFSANELFPANMTLEGNETIPVAKGQEDAVAIASNEPISMVIQEKDLEAYSYSFEVDENLLTESGKIEAPIEEGTVVGQLVVTYNGEGEEAYLPGEEGSTSVDVVTTESVERAGWFSLMLQGIGNFFAGLWSTVADTVRGWF, encoded by the coding sequence ATGTTTACAGTTGCTGGAACAGCTGCTGCCTCTTATGATGCGGGTGTTGATACAGTCATACTTGTAGATGCAGGTAGCGGGAAAATTTTATATCAACAAAATGCAGATCAGGCTTTACCGCCAGCGAGCATGACGAAAATGATGAGTGAGTACATTATTTTAGAAGCGATTAATAATGGGGAAATTGATTGGGATGATACTGTCCCTGTCAGTGAATATTTAGCAGGGTTATCTCATGATCGTGGTTTATCGAATGTACCGATGAGAATCGATGAAGAATATACTGTAAGAGAATTATATGAAGCTGTAGCGATATATTCTGCCAATGGTGCGACAATGGCTCTAGCAGAGCTGATAGAAGGGTCTGAAGGTGCCTTTGTAGAACGAATGAATGAAACAGGAAAAGAAATTGGCATGGGGACGACTCTTCGCGACGCAGGAGAAGAATATGGTATTGATAATATAGATGATGTAGCTGATGAAGGATTAGGTGATTTTCAATTTGTTAATTCAACTGGATTACCTAATCATTTGTTAAATGGGAATCATCCTGAAGGTACTGGGGAAAATGAGGATAATTATATGTCCGCTAAAGCGGCTGCAGTTCTTGCTTATCACTTAGTTAATGATTATCCTGAAGTCCTTGAAACAGCCAGTATACCAGAAAAGATTTTCCGTGATGGCACAGAAGATGCAGTTACAATGCAAAATTGGAACTGGATGCTAGAGGGTACTCAATTAACGGAATTAGATAATGAGTATATTGATGGTCTGAAAACAGGGCATACAAATGCAGCTGGCTTTACTTTTACTGGCACAGGAGAGCGCGATGGTAAGCGATTTGTCAGTGTCGTTATGGGGGCTCAGTCTGAAGTTGAACGATTTAATGAAACTGAACGACTCATGTCATGGGGGTTCAATAATTTTTCAGCAAACGAACTATTTCCAGCAAACATGACACTGGAAGGGAATGAAACCATTCCAGTGGCTAAAGGGCAAGAGGATGCAGTCGCGATAGCATCTAATGAGCCTATCTCGATGGTGATTCAGGAAAAGGATCTTGAGGCTTACTCCTATTCATTTGAAGTCGATGAAAATCTTTTAACCGAATCCGGAAAAATCGAAGCACCAATCGAAGAAGGGACAGTAGTTGGACAACTTGTTGTGACCTATAATGGCGAAGGTGAGGAAGCATACTTACCAGGAGAAGAAGGTAGTACTTCTGTAGACGTGGTAACAACAGAAAGTGTGGAGCGCGCAGGCTGGTTTTCACTTATGTTACAAGGAATTGGGAACTTTTTTGCTGGCTTATGGTCCACTGTAGCTGACACTGTGCGTGGGTGGTTCTAG